One Prunus dulcis chromosome 8, ALMONDv2, whole genome shotgun sequence DNA window includes the following coding sequences:
- the LOC117612125 gene encoding presequence protease 1, chloroplastic/mitochondrial-like — MARATTLFLSPRRISRFALPSSSSCSFSSASAPRNHRHRPTPDVPTAPSLLRSHIRLLPSSFHPHLTTHFRCLSSRAVPASSDTPPSECSEVKDEVLDKLGFKKVTEEYIGECKSKALLFRHKKTGAQVISMSNDDEEKVFSIIFRNPLKDSTGISQILQRSVYCGSRKYPVKNPFEEVIGGTLGNFSEKFIYSDRTCYVVTSTHTKDFYNLVDMNLDAVFFPKCVEDLQIFRQEGWHFELNDPSGDISYKGAVFNQMKEYYSQPEPISILKKTTRQAIFPETTYGFDCAGDPKVIPQLSFKEFKEFHRKYYHPSNARIWFYGDDDPTERLRTLSEYLDMFDASSAPNESRIKPQKLFSEPVRIFKKYPSIPFADLKKKNMVCLSWLLCDGPLDMETERTIQVLLHLMSGTIFCPLKRILLENGFVDVFIEVSVDLLQPLFSVGVMSVSHDDILKVEELVMSTLKKLAKGGFDSDTLEVSLNGMELNLREYNDEPYTRGVSLLVRSMDKWIFDMDPFEPLKYGKFLTALKSRIQKEGSKAVFSPLIEKFILHNPHRVVVEMQPDPQKASRAEKAEKEILGKVKASLTDKDLAGLVRATQELRLKQATPDPPEAMRSVPSLSLQDIPKEPTTVPKEVDYINGVKVLQHDLFTNDVLYTDIVFDMSSVKQELIPLVPLFCYALQNMNTKDTCFVGLRHLIVRKTGGISIESMIRCTEDPCCHIIVRGKAMAKRAEDLFHLINYLLQEVQFTDHRWLKQLVSHAIVQYQQSAELEGQNIIALRMDAKLNVFGWIREQMCGISHLEFLQALEKKVDQDWERISSSLEEIRKSLFTRKGCIINMTAEGKNLTKSEQFVGKFLDFLPGNSPCATTTWNARLPCVNEAIVVPTPLNHVGKSVNIHNTGYRVNGRTDVISTFLVGARTWLPDRTVISGAVYASYRFDNYSGACSFLPSGDTNLLKTLDRYDNTGDFLRQMEMDNDTLKKAIIQALKNDSCEYLDPKAKGYNSLEQYLTGVTEEERKRRHEEMLSTSLKDFKEFADAFDAVKDKGVVVAVGAPNDVHAALKERPDFFQVKTPFNREEF, encoded by the exons ATGGCGAGGGCTACTACTCTGTTTCTTTCTCCTCGCCGAATCTCTCGTTTTGCCTTaccatcatcttcatcttgttctttctcttcagCTTCTGCTCCTAGAAACCACCGCCACCGTCCGACTCCGGACGTCCCCACCGCACCCTCTCTGCTCCGAAGCCACATAAGATTACTCCCCTCCTCCTTCCACCCCCATCTCACAACCCACTTCAGGTGCCTCTCCTCACGCGCCGTCCCCGCTTCTTCTGACACTCCGCCATCTG AGTGCTCGGAGGTGAAAGATGAAGTTTTGGACAAGCTGGGATTCAAGAAGGTTACCGAAGAGTACATTGGGGAGTGCAAGTCGAAAGCTTTACTTTTCCGGCACAAAAAGACCGGTGCCCAAGTCATTTCTATGTCCAACGACGATGAAGAAAAGGTCTTTAGCATTATTTTCCGGAACCCACT GAAGGATTCCACTGGAATTTCACAAATACTGCAACGGAGTGTATACTGTGGGTCAAGAAAGTACCCTGTGAAAAATCCATTTGAGGAGGTGATTGGAGGGACCTTGGGTAATTTTTCGgaaaaattcatatattcTGATAGGACTTGCTACGTAGTTACTTCCACACATACAAAG GATTTTTATAATCTGGTTGATATGAACCTCGACGCCGTCTTCTTCCCCAAATGTGTGGAGGACTTACAGATTTTCCGGCAGGAGGGTTGGCATTTCGAGCTCAACGACCCTTCCGGGGACATATCTTATAAAG GAGCTGTCTTCAATCAGATGAAAGAGTATTATTCTCAGCCTGAGCCTATAAGTATATTAAAGAAGACTACTCGACAG GCCATTTTTCCAGAGACTACATATGGTTTTGACTGTGCAGGTGATCCAAAAGTTATTCCCCAATTGTCATTTAAGGAATTCAAG GAGTTCCACCGTAAATATTACCATCCCAGTAATGCAAGGATATGGTTTTATGGAGATGATGATCCAACTGAGCGCCTGCGCACTTTGAGTG AGTACCTGGATATGTTTGATGCAAGCTCAGCTCCAAATGAATCGAGGATTAAACCACAGAAACTATTTTCAGAACCAGTTAGGATTTTTAAGAAATATCCTTCTATTCCATTTGCtgatttaaaaaagaaaaacatggtATGCCTCAGTTGGTTGCTCTGTGATGGGCCTCTAGACATGGAGACTGAGCGGACGATTCAGGTTTTGCTTCATCTTATGTCGGGAACTATTTTTTGTCCACTGAAAAGAATCTTGCTTGAAAATGGCTTTGTAGATGTTTTTATTGAGGTTTCTGTTGATCTCCTTCAACCTCTATTTAGTGTTGGGGTGATGAGTGTTTCTCATGATGACATTTTAAAAGTAGAAGAATTAGTCATGAgtacacttaagaaattagcAAAGGGAGGCTTTGATTCAGATACTTTGGAAGTATCCTTGAATGGGATGGAGTTAAATCTCAGGGAATACAATGATGAACCATATACTCGAGGCGTGTCCTTATTGGTTCGATCCATG GATAAATGGATATTTGATATGGATCCCTTTGAGCCATTAAAGTATGGGAAATTTTTAACGGCACTGAAATCCAGAATACAAAAGGAAGGCTCTAAGGCTGTTTTCTCTCCTCTGATAGAGAAATTCATTTTGCACAATCCTCATAGAGTTGTGGTGGAAATGCAG CCCGATCCACAAAAGGCTTCTCGTGCTGAAAAAGCTGAGAAAGAAATTCTGGGGAAAGTTAAAGCAAGCTTAACAGATAAAGATCTCGCTGGCCTGGTACGTGCTACACAGGAGCTGCGACTGAAGCAGGCAACTCCTGACCCACCAGAAGCTATGAGAAGTGTTCCAAGCCTCTCTCTGCAAGACATTCCAAAGGAACCTACTACTGTTCCAAAAGAG GTTGACTATATCAATGGAGTTAAAGTATTGCAGCATGACCTCTTCACAAATGATGTCCTTTATACTGACATTGTGTTTGATATGAGTTCAGTAAAGCAAGAGCTTATTCCTTTGGTACCTCTTTTCTG TTACGCATTGCAAAACATGAATACAAAAGACACATGTTTTGTTGGTCTTCGTCACTtgattgtaagaaaaactggTGGAATATCAATTGAGTCAATGATACGGTGCACGGAAGATCCCTGTTGCCATATAATTGTTCGAGGGAAAGCCATGGCCAAACGTGCTGAAGATCTGTTTCACCTG ATAAACTATCTTCTTCAAGAAGTCCAGTTTACAGACCACCGGTGGCTTAAGCAGCTTGTTTCCCATGCTATAGTGCAG TACCAACAAAGTGCTGAACTTGAAGGTCAGAACATTATTGCGTTAAGGATGGACGCAAAGCTAAATGTTTTTGGGTGGATTCGTGAACAAATGTGTGGTATCAG TCACTTGGAGTTTCTACAAGCGCTTGAAAAGAAAGTTGATCAAGATTGGGAAAGAATTTCTTCGTCTCTCGAGGAGATTCGCAAGTCCTTGTTTACTAGGAAAGGTTGTATAATTAATATGACTGCTGAAGGGAAGAATCTTACCAAATCTGAGCAGTTTGTTGGCAAATTTCTGGATTTTCTGCCTGGTAACTCTCCCTGTGCAACAACTACTTGGAATGCTAGACTACCTTGTGTAAATGAAGCCATTGTAGTACCTACTCCG TTAAACCACGTCGGAAAATCTGTTAACATTCATAACACTGGTTATCGGGTTAATGGAAGAACAGATGTTATCTCCACATTTCTTGTTGGTGCACGTACATGGTTGCCTGACCGCACAGTAATTAGTGGTGCAGTGTATGCCTCTTATCGCTTTGATAATTACtcag GAGCATGCTCTTTCTTACCTTCTGGTGACACCAACTTGTTGAAGACCCTTGACCGATATGATAACACTGGAGATTTTCTACGACAAATGGAAATGGATAATGATACTCTTAAAAAGGCCATTATTCAGGCACTTAAAAACGACTCATGCGAGTATCTAGATCCCAAAGCCAAAGGTTACAATAG TTTGGAGCAGTATTTAACGGGAGtcacagaagaagaaaggaaaaggagaCATGAAGAGATGTTGTCAACCAG CTTGAAGGACTTCAAGGAATTTGCAGATGCATTTGACGCAGTCAAAGACAAAGGGGTTGTTGTTGCAGTGGGAGCACCAAATGATGTTCATGCGGCACTAAAAGAGCGACCTGACTTCTTTCAAGTAAAGACACCCTTCAACCGTGAAGAATTTTAG
- the LOC117637173 gene encoding cyclin-dependent kinase inhibitor 7-like isoform X1 — MGDCNCKRMAAMDDSATGVSKRRKFRASSSPHKQRFSHSEAPLPPSPPMLHLRHSHSPQLLNSSDSCSNFCSDHSPPSSCCSSNELNDVVVAHSSPLLDLEAKSFETVHSNSPSANNKFRETTPSSELCLGSEEMESPAPAVYLRRRQLPVSKAPPSDEIEEFFAMAEKYEQKRFAEKYNYDIVKDMPLEGRYQWVRLKP; from the exons atgggggaCTGTAACTGTAAGCGAATGGCGGCCATGGACGACTCAGCCACAGGCGTGTCGAAGAGGAGAAAATTCAGAGCTTCTTCATCTCCGCACAAGCAACGCTTCTCACACTCAGAGGCGCCATTGCCGCCAAGTCCACCAATGCTTCATCTCCGTCACTCTCATTCTCCTCAGCTCCTGAATTCCTCCGATTCTTGCTCGAACTTTTGCTCTGATCACTCTCCTCCTTCCTCTTGCTGCTCCAGCAATGAGCTCAACGACGTCGTCGTCGCCCACAGCTCGCCGCTCCTAGATCTGGAG GCCAAGAGTTTCGAAACCGTCCACTCCAACTCTCCTTCGGCCAACAATAAATTCAG AGAAACGACGCCGTCCAGCGAGCTGTGCCTAGGCTCCGAGGAAATGGAATCGCCTGCGCCGGCGGTGTATCTCCGACGGAGACAACTCCCGGTGAGCAAAGCTCCTCCGAGTGATGAGATCGAAGAGTTCTTCGCCATGGCCGAGAAGTACGAGCAAAAGCGCTTTGCAGAGAA GTACAACTATGACATCGTCAAGGATATGCCTTTGGAGGGCCGTTACCAGTGGGTTCGTTTGAAGCCATAA
- the LOC117637173 gene encoding cyclin-dependent kinase inhibitor 7-like isoform X2: MGDCNCKRMAAMDDSATGVSKRRKFRASSSPHKQRFSHSEAPLPPSPPMLHLRHSHSPQLLNSSDSCSNFCSDHSPPSSCCSSNELNDVVVAHSSPLLDLEAKSFETVHSNSPSANNKFSRETTPSSELCLGSEEMESPAPAVYLRRRQLPVSKAPPSDEIEEFFAMAEKYEQKRFAEKYNYDIVKDMPLEGRYQWVRLKP; encoded by the exons atgggggaCTGTAACTGTAAGCGAATGGCGGCCATGGACGACTCAGCCACAGGCGTGTCGAAGAGGAGAAAATTCAGAGCTTCTTCATCTCCGCACAAGCAACGCTTCTCACACTCAGAGGCGCCATTGCCGCCAAGTCCACCAATGCTTCATCTCCGTCACTCTCATTCTCCTCAGCTCCTGAATTCCTCCGATTCTTGCTCGAACTTTTGCTCTGATCACTCTCCTCCTTCCTCTTGCTGCTCCAGCAATGAGCTCAACGACGTCGTCGTCGCCCACAGCTCGCCGCTCCTAGATCTGGAG GCCAAGAGTTTCGAAACCGTCCACTCCAACTCTCCTTCGGCCAACAATAAATTCAG CAGAGAAACGACGCCGTCCAGCGAGCTGTGCCTAGGCTCCGAGGAAATGGAATCGCCTGCGCCGGCGGTGTATCTCCGACGGAGACAACTCCCGGTGAGCAAAGCTCCTCCGAGTGATGAGATCGAAGAGTTCTTCGCCATGGCCGAGAAGTACGAGCAAAAGCGCTTTGCAGAGAA GTACAACTATGACATCGTCAAGGATATGCCTTTGGAGGGCCGTTACCAGTGGGTTCGTTTGAAGCCATAA